In the genome of Planctomyces sp. SH-PL62, the window GCCCAAGCCCGCGCCCGACGCCTACCTCCTCGCCCTGGAGCGGCTGGGCGCGGCGCCCGCCGACGCGATCGCCGTCGAGCACTCCCCCGAGGGCCTGGCCGCCGCCTCGGCCGCCGGCCTCCCCCGGCTGGCCGTCGGCCACCGCCGCGAGCGCGGGGATTGGATCGGCGAGGCCCGCTTCGTCCCCTCGTTCGAGGACCTCGCCGAGGTCCTCGAACAGCTCGGATTCTCCGAACGGAAACCCTCATGACGCCTTCCAACGGACATCCCAAGGATCCTTCGAACCCGCCGAACGGCCCGCGATCCGACGGCCCCCGACCCCGCCCCGGCGGTCCCGGCCGGCGTCGACCCGGAGGTCCCGGCCCCGGCCCCAGGAAGGGGCCCAGGGGTCCGATCGGCCCCCGCCCCGGCAGCCCCCGGCAGAGCCCCATCGGCCTCCGTCGCGTCGACGAGGGGATTTACGAGCTGGTCCATCCCGCGTGCGTCGAGGAGACCGATCTCGACTACCAGGAGGGGCTGGAAATCTGGAAGGCCGGCGACCCGGACGAGGCTCGCGACGCCCTCCGCTTCGCTCTGGAAGGCTGCCCGGACAACCTGTGGGTCCACGTCGCCCTCGGCGATCTGGCGCTGAAGGAGTTCCGGGACCCGAGGCTCGCGCAGGGCCACTATGGCTACGCGTTCGAGCTCGTCCACCGCACCCTGCCGGAAGACCTGGACGGCCGGCTCCCCCGCGATCGGGCCCCCAACCGCCCGTTCTTCGACGCGCTCCAGGGCCTCATCGCCTGCCTCCAGGCCATCGGCGAGGGCCGCGAGGCCGACGCCTTGCAGAAGCTCCTGGAGAAACTTCGCTGAGGCCGGCCGCGGCGGAAATCGCATGCCGCCCGGGGGGAGTTGTGGCGACGGCCCGAGGGGCGCCCTACAATCGGGCCCGACCGTCCCGACATCCGAATTCGACCGTTGCCCTTCTATCCCCGGTGGAGGCGCACACCATGCGCGAGCGGAACCGACGTCACTTCCTCCACGACACGGCGACCCTGGCGGCGGCCTTCGCCGCCTTGCCCGCGAGCCGGGCCCTGGCCGGCGCCGAGGACGCCCCCGCACCCGGCGACGCCGCCAAACCGAGCGCCAACGAGACGATCCGCGTGGCCGTCGTCGGCGTCAAGGGCCGGGGGATGGACCACGTCGACGGCTTCAGCCGGCAGCCGAACGTCAAGGTCACGGCGATCTGCGACATCGACGAGAACGTCACCGGCGGCGCCCGGAAGCACCTGGAGAAGCTCGACCCCAAGTCGCCGCCGAAGTACTACCAGGACATCCGCAAGCTCCTGGAAGACAAGGATATCGACGTCGTCTCCATCGCCACGCCCAACCACTGGCACGCGCTGGCGGCCATCTGGGCCTGCCAGGCGGGCAAGGACGTCTACGTCGAGAAGCCCGTCAGCCATAACGTGTCGGAAGGCCGGCGGATCGTCGACGCCGCCCGCCACTACAACCGGATCGTCCAAACCGGCACCCAGTGCCGCAGCCACAAGGCCGTCCAGGACGCCGTCGCCTTCGTCCGCTCGGGCAAGCTCGGCGAGGTCTACATGGCCAAGGGGCTCTGCTACAAGCCCCGCGGCTCGATCGGCCAGAAGCCCGACGGCCCGATCCCGGCGGGGGTCGACTACGACATCTGGCTCGGCCCCGCCCCCGAGCGGCCGTTCAACCCCAACCGCTTCCACTACAACTGGCACTGGTTCTGGGACTACGGCAACGGCGACTTGGGCAACCAGGGCATCCACCAGATGGACGTCGCCCGCTGGGGCCTGGGCAAGCAGGAGTTCCCGAAGGCCGTCATGTCCTCCGGCGGGCGGTTCGGCTACAAGGACGACGGCGAGACCCCCAACACCCTCGCCACCCTCTTCGAGTTCGACGACGCCGAGCTCCAGTTCGAGGTCCGCGGCCTCGTCACCAACCCCGAGCTGGACGTGAAGATCGGCAACATCTTCTACGGCACCGAGGGGGTGCTGGCGATCAGCGGCTACAACACCTGGAGCACCTTCTTCGGCCCCAACCTGGAGCCCGGCGAAGGGGGCAAGGGAGGGGGCGACCACTACGCCAACTTCCTCCAGGCCGTCCGCGCCCGCGACCCCAAGATCCTCAACGCGGACATCGAGGAAGGCCACCTGTCGAGCGCCTACTGCCACCTGGGCAACATCGCCTACCGCCTGGGTCGCAAGCTCCATATCAACCCGGCCACCGAGTCGTTCGTCGACGACTCCGAGGCCGACGCCCTCCTCACCCGCCCCTACCGCGCCCCCTTCGTCGTCCCGGCGAAGATCGGCTGACTTGCGAACCCCGCCTCCCCCCTTCGCGGGGGGGGCGGCTCGCCCTCATCCCGACGACGGCTCGGTCGCTGCGGCGGCCGGCGTCGTCGCGGGCCTGCGGCCCCAGCGGTCGGCGAGGACGCCGCAGATCAAGAGCTGCATGGGGTGGTAGACCATGATCGGCAGGAGGATGAGGCCCAGCATGGGCGATTCGCCGAACATGATCTGGGCCATCGGGACGCCCGAGGCCAGGGTCTTCTTCGAGCCGCAGAAGACGGCGGCGATGCGGTCCTCGGCGGGGAAGCCGAGCAGGTCGCACGCCGCGCCCACCGCTCCCATGACGAGGTAGAACAGGATCAGGGCGCCGACGAACGTCCAGGCCGCGTCGACGCCGTGGCCGCCCCAGACGTTCATCGCCACGGAGTCGCAGAACGAGGTGTAGGCGAGGATCAGGATCGTGACCTTGTCGACGACGTCGATCGTCGTCTTGTTCCGCCAGGCCCATTCCGCGAGCCATCGCCGCGAGAGCTGGCCGACGACCAGGGGGAGCACGAGCCAGAGGAGCAGGTCGAGGATCACGCCGTCGAGCGGCTGGGTCCCGGCCCCCGAGCTTCCCATGTACCAGGCCATCAGGGCCGGCGTGGCCGCGACGCCGATCAGGCTGGAGAGGGTCGCGTTGAAGACCGCCGCCGGCACGTTCCCCTTCGCCGCGGCGGTCATCGCCACCGACGACGAGACGGTCGACGGCAGCGCGCAGAGGTAGAAGAATCCCAGGTGGATGCTCGGCGAGGTCACCCCCCCCGCGACCTTCAGCAAGATCAGGCCGAGGATCGGGAAGAGCCCGAACGTCGCCGCTTGCACCAGCAGGTGCAGCCGCCACTGGAACGCCCCGGCCTTCAGCGCCCCGAAGGAGAGCGCGACGCCGTGGAGGAAGAAGATCAGGGCCACGCCCGCCTTGGTGAGCAGCTCCGGGTGGAGCCAGCCCCCGCTCGCCCCCGGCCCCGGGAACGCGAACGCCAGCGCCACCGAGAGCAGCATGCCCGGCAGGAACCAATCGAACCGCTTCTTCTTCCTCATCTCGCCTCCGCCCTGGACCCCGATCGAACCGGAGATCGAGTGTAACCGGATTCCCCGATTTCTTCAGGGGCGGCGCCGCGAGGACGCGAGGTCCCGGCGCCGACCTCCCCCAGGGAAGGCGAGCGGCGGGCGTACGAGTGGTTCTCGGAAATCACCGACGCTCGGCCGGATGCGGCCGGCGCGACCAGGCGGGCGGCTCAACGCATCCACGTCGGCCTCGGCCTCGGCGACGTCACCGGCGGGCGACGCGGGGGGGCGGGCCGGACGGGCGCCCGTCTGGAATCTCGGTCGGCCCTGTCCACGTCCCCGTCGCCGTCCAGGTCCATCCACGAACGGAGGCCCGCCGGCGGCCTCCTGTAGTAATTCTGGTCCGTGGCGGTCGCTCGCCCATCGCCGTCGACGTCGCCCGGCAGGACGCCGAACCCGACCGGACCGAGGGGCCAGGTCGAGATTGCGGGGTCGACCCGGGCGCCCACGCCCTCGTCGAGCGCCAGCATCAGGCGGTCGACCCCCAGCGCCGTCGGCAGGGCCCAGGTCGCGGTGTGGGTGTTCGGGTTGAAGCCGACGCCGCTGAAGCCGTACGACCTGCCCGCCGTGGCGGCGCTCGTGAGCTTCAGGTCGGCGAGGCCCGGATTCACGTCGTCGGAGAACACGACGTCGATCCCCGTGAGATTCACGAACGGCAGATTGCGATCGAGGCCGAGAAGGGACATCGACCGCGAGCCCCAGCGGACCCGGACGTCGAGGACCCGGGGATGGACCGTCAGAACGCCCGGGGCGAACTGGAAGTCGTAGTCGGCGGCGGCCAGGGTGCCGATCGCGGCCGTGATCGGGTACCGTCCCGCGGCGCTGGAACTCGTGGCGGTCGTGGTCAGGACGGGGGCCCCGGTGATGGTCCAGACGGACTCGCCCGCGACGAACCCGGAGATGGCGTAGGGGAACCCCGGCACGGGGTCGCCGCGGCCCATGTCCAGGTTCGTGGGGATGACGGTAAGCACGGCTTTCCGCACGTCGATCGTCGTGGAGCAGGTCGCGGTCCTGTAGTTCGCAGGATCGGCCGGGGTGAAGACGGCGGTCAGCGGCCGACTGGAGCCCGCCGACAGGATCGTCCCCGGGGCCGTCGAGTAGCGGAACGCGCCGGGCGCGGACGCTGCCGCGTTCAGTTGCGATCCGCCCAGGGGCGTCCCGTAGGTGATCGCCGCCGGTTTGGCCCAGGTGATCGTCGGCGTCGCCTTCAGGACGTCGATCCGGGTCTGAACCCAGGTCGCCCCATAATCCGGGTCAGTCGGGACGAAGCGAGCGGTCAGGACCCGGCCCGTCCCGGCTCCCAGGACCGTCCCGGCGGCCGGCGTGTAGACGAACGCGCCGGCGATGTTCGCCGAGGCGTTGAGCTGCGAGGAGCCCAGTCGCGTGCCGTAGACGATGGCGGCGGGGGCGTTCCAGGCGACGGCGAGGGCCGGCTTGACGAGGATCGTCACGGTCGCCGGGACGCTCGTGGATCGGCCGTCGGAGGCCGCGAACGTGAAGTGGTCGGGGCCCGTGTAGCCGGCATGGGGCGTATAGACCAGATTCGGGCCGGAGCCGGAGAGCGTCCCGTGCGCGGGGCCGACGGCGACGGTGTAGGTCAGGGACGCCCCCTCGGGATCGGTCGCCGTCAGGGTGATCGGCTTCGATCCGCCTTGCACCAGCGAGACCCCGCGGCCCGCGGCGGCCGGGGTGGCGTCGACCACGATGGTGACGGTCGCGACGTTGGAACGGGAACGCCCGTCGGTCGTCATGTATCGGAAGCGGTCGACGCCGGCGAAGCCCGGAGCCGGCGTGTAGACGAACGAGCCGTCCGGGGCGAGGGCGACCGCGCCGTGGGCCGGGACGCCGATCAGGGCGACGGTCAACGAATCGCCGTCGGCGTCGCCGTCGTTGTGAAGCAGGCCGGGGGCGGCGATGGCCAGCGAGGAACCCTGGGCCGTGGCGAAGGAGTCGTCGGCGGCGACGGGGGCCGCGTCCAGGGCCTCGGGCGCGGCGAACGCCGTCACGAAGGCGTCGTGGCTCAGCAGGAGCCGGCCGCCTCCGAACGCCATCTCCATGAAGGTGGCGCCGGACTCGCCCCGGTTTCGGTTCTCGTAGCTCCACTCCGCCCGCCCGGTCGCGAGGTTGATCGCGTAAACGCGCGAGTAGGAGTCGGTCGAGGTCTGGACGAAGGCGTGGCTTCGGGTCAGGACGATCTCGGGATTCAGGGCCTCGGGCGCGTCCCAGCCGCCGATCCGGTCGCCGGTCGTCTCGTCGAGGAGGATGAGCTGCGTCCCCGCGACCACGGCGACCACGCCGTCGCCGACCGCCTTGCCCGTCGGGGCCGCCGGCAGGAGCACGGTCCAAAGGGGCGTCCGGGTCTGGGCGTCGTAGGACGAGACGCCGAACCGGGTCGCATAGTGCTCGGAGTCGCGCACGTCGAACAGCAGCCGCCCCGCGTCCGAGACGACCGGCGACCCGATCCAGGACATCCCCGCCGGCGCCGCGACGTTCCCCACCTGGGCGCCCGTCGAACGCGAGTACACCCGATTGTCGTAGGCGTAGATGTACTGGCTGTCGAACGCGGCCATCGGGTTTTCGAGCTGCGGGCCCGGATTGTTCCATCGCCGGGCGAGGGTCGAGGTCGTCCACGCGCTGAAGCCGCCGTAATAGCCGTCGTAGGCGACGAGTTGATCGCCTTCGATCGCCGGCCGCTCGTCGGACCCCCACTGCGCGGAGTAGGTCTGGCGACGAATGATCGCGCCGGTGCGGGCGTCGAGCACGTACAGCCACGGCTGGTCGTCCTCGGTCCCGCCCGAGATGCCGGAGTGGCCCGATCGGTTGACGTAGACCTTGCCGTCGACGACCGAGGGGGCGCTGACGGGACCGTTGCCGACGAGGATCTGGTTCCAGACCTCGGCTCCGGTCTTCAGGTCGTAGGCGATGATGTGATAGTCGCCGGAGGCCCAGTAGCCGTCCAGGTCCGTCCGGTAGACGTGCATCTCGTCGATCGCGACCGCACGATTCCCCGACTGGGCCCAGCTCCCGTTCGCGTCGTAGGTCAGCGGCCGGCTCCAGGCGAGTTCGATGCCGCTCGCGTCGATCCGGGCGTCGACGTAGCTGGTGTGCCCGGCGTCGCCCCCGCGCTGGGTCCAGACGGCCGAGGGGGCCGCCGCCCTGGCCCCGATCACGGTCAGCGTGTCGACGGCGGTGACGAGGGACGCCCCGGCGTAGGCGTCGAGGCGGCCGGCCCCCGCGACGACGATCCGGCCGCCGGGCTGGAGGGCCATCGCGACGACCTCGTCGCCGGAGACCGATTCGAGATAGGCGCCGTTCGCGTCGAACCGGGAGACGGGTCCCAGCGCCGAGGCCCCGCCGACGACGATCTTGCCGTCGCCCTGGACCACCACGGAGGAGGCCCAGTCGTCCCCGCCGAGGTCCTTCACGACGATCCCGCCCGCGCCGAAAGCCTCGTCCAGGGCGCCGGACGTCGTGTAACGGACCAGGGCGAGGTCGCCCCCGGCAGAACCGGCGACGACGATTTTCCCATCCGCCTGGAGGGCGAGGCCGCTCGCCTGATCGAATTCGCCGGGGACGTCGGTCTGGACCTTGCCGCCGGAGCCGAAAGTCGGGTCGAGCCGACCGTCGGCCGTCCAGCGGGCGACCGCGAAGTTCGAGGTCGAATTGCCCCCGAAGCTCTCGCCAGCCAGGAGGATCTTGCCGTCCGGTTGCACCGCCAGGCCGAAGCCGCGATCTCCGCCGACGGCGAAGCTCGTCGTGGCGTACCCGCCGTCCCCGAAGGTCGCGTCGAGCGTCCCGGTCGGGTCCAGCCGGACGACGGCGAAGTCGGCGTAGGTCCCGGCGTTCGAGACGTTGCCGCCGATCAGGATCTTCCCGTCGGCGGCCACGGCCAGCGCCCAGATTTCGTTATAGGAGCCCGGGGTGGGAATCAGGCTTACCCAGCCGCCGTCCCCGAACGAGGGATCGAGCTGACCGTCGGCGGTGAGGCGGGCGAGCTGCATATTCCAGCTCGAATCGCCCTGGTCCTGGTAGGAACCGCCGACGATGATCTTGCCGTCGGGCTGGACCGCCACGGCCTTCGCCGTCATGGTCCGCCCGGCCTTCCCGAGGACGGCCGCGCCCCCGTCGCGGAAGCTCGCGTCGGGCGTGCCGTCGGCGTTGTACCTTTGGACGGCGAAGCTGCTGGAGTCCGAGGCGACGGCGTGGTACGTCCCCGCCGCGACGATCTTCCCGTCGGCCTGCGTCGTGACCGCGCTCACTCCGAAACCCAGCGTCGCGGGGGCGAAGGAGGGGTCCCTGCCGAAGACGCCGTCGATCGCGGCGGAGCCCGTGATCGTGACGACCCGGCTGCCGGGCGTCGGATCGCCGATCACGGCGTCGACGGAGAAGCTCGCCGAGACCTGGCCGGCCGGGATCACGACCGAGCCCGGCACGGCGGCGGCGTCCGGGGCGGAGCTGGTCAGGGTGACGGTCAAATGCCGGGCGACGTCGGCGACGCCGCGCGTGACCGTCCCGCTGGTCGCCCCAGGGCCGGCGTTCGCGGCGATCGAGTCGGCCAGGATGTTCAGCGTCAGCCCGGGATTCGCGAGGAGGTGACGGGGCTCGAGCGCGTCCAACGCAGGCCGTCGCCGCCGCGACGCGCTTCGGGTGGGGCGGGCCGGACGACGCGTCGACGCGATTGGAAATGAGGCGATCATCGGACCTCTTCGTCCTGCAAAGGGGGGCGGGGTCTGGAGGAGAGGGGGGACGCGGCGGGCGCGACCCCGCCGGGGGGGGATGGCTCAGGCGTCGGGCGTGGTTCTCGGCTCGTCGTCCGGGGCCTTCAGGAGGCGGTCGTAGAGCCCCGCGCCGATGATCGCGCCCAGGATCGGGGCCAGGACGTAGACCGTGACGACGCCCGTCCCCCGGGGGAGGGCGGCGGTCCCCCAGCCGGCGAGCATGGCGAAGAGCCGGGGGCCGACGTCGCGCGCCGGGTTGAAGCACGCCTGGGTGAGCGGCCCGAAGATCGACACCAGCGCCGCGACCGTCAGGCCGATGAACGCCGGCGCCATGCCGGCCGCGGGCCTCTCGGAGTTGCGGGGGTCGGTCACGGCCACGACCACCATCGCCAGCAGCATCGTCCCCACGACTTCGCCCAGGAAGGCCGACGACTCGGGGACGAAGGCGTTGATCCGCTGGTGTTCGTCCAGCGAGTAGGGGCCTTCCGAGTTCGAGAGCGGCCCCGGGCTGGGGAAGAACTCGCCGTAGCACATCGCCGTGATCTCGCTGCCGGGCCCGCCGCGCTCGACCCCCTTCTCCCGCTCGCGCTCCTTCAGGTAGGGGTTGAACAGGACGAACAGCAGGGCCGCCGCCGCGAACGCCCCGGCCGTCTGCGCCAGGACGTACGGCACGACCTCACGCCAGGGGAACCGCCCCCAGGCCGCGAGGGCCGCCGAGATGGCCGGGTTGATGTGGGCGCCGCTCACCCCGCCCACGACGTAGATCGCCAGCGTCACCGCCGCGCCCCAGACCACGGCGACCTGCCAGAGGCCGCTCTGGGCCCCGGTGAGGACCGACGTATGCACGACGCCGAGACCGAGGAAGATCAGGATGAACGTGCCCGCGAATTCGGCCAGGCACCTCTTCGCCAGAGAAGGTTGTACGACGATCACGGTGGTTCCTTGCTGGAGCGGGGCGGACACGGCGCGACTCGACGGGAAGGACGACGGACCGTCATTCTCGCGGAGGCCGAACCGCCCCGCAAGCGGCTCCTCGTCGACGCACCTCGTCCCGCGGTTTCCGGCCGATCCGGCGCGAGGCTTGCGTGGAGGAGGTGCGGCGAGTACGATCCGCCGCGCGATCGCGATCCTACGACGATGGGGTGGCCTCATGACCTTTCGAGAAACCCTGACCATCCACCTGCAGGCCCTCCAGGGGCGCGACCTGGCGACCCTGATGGGGACGGTGTCGCCGGACAGCCTCACCCTGATCACCGCGAGCGGTCGCGTCATCCGCACCGCCGCCGAATTCGCCCGGATCCACCAGGCCTGGTTCTCCTCGATGTCCTGGACGATGGACGTGTCGCTGGTCACGGCGATGGACGCCCACAGCCTCGGCGTCGCGACCCTCCTGCTCGACTACCGCGACGACCCGGACGACGGCCCGCCGGTGCGGCGCAAGAGCCTGCTCACGCTCGTCTTCGCCCTCCGCGACGGGGGCTGGGAACTGGTCCTGGACCAGAACACCCCCATCAAGGAGACGCCGGACGAGGACGAGGAGGGGGGCAGCGGGGAGTGATCGAGGGGCCGTCCCCCCACCGATCTCCGAGCGGACGGCCTCGCGTCGAGGCCGGTCGACCGGGGTGGGCCCCTGGAAATCGAGGACGATGAAGCCCGACGACCTGCTCCGACCGACCGATCTCGGCCTGTACTGCGAGGCCGGCGATTTCTTCGTGGACCCCTGGCGGCCCGTCCCCCGGGCGGTGGTCACGCACGCCCACGCCGACCACGCCTGCTGGGGCTGCGAACGCTACCTCACCTCCGCCGAGGGGGCCGGGGTGCTCCAGGTTCGGATGGGGCGAGACGCCGTCGTCGACGCGATGCCCTTCGGCGAGGCCGTCACGATCGGGGGGGTGCGGGTCTCGCTCCACCCGGCGGGGCACATCCTGGGATCGTCGCAGGTGCGCCTGGAGCATCGAGGAGAGGTCTGGGTCGTCTCGGGCGATTACAAGGTGGAGCCCGACGCCACCTGCACCCCCTTCGAGCCGGTCGCCTGCCACGTCTTCGTGACCGAGTCGACGTTCGGCCTGCCGATCTACCGATGGCCCTCGCAGCGGGACGTGTTCGACGAGATCAACGCCTGGTGGCGGGCGAACCGCGACGCGGGGAGGGCCAGCCTGCTGCTGGCCTACGCCCTGGGCAAGTCCCAGCGGCTGCTGTCGGGCCTCGACCCGAGCCTCGGGCCGATCTACACCCACGGGGCCGTCGAGAAGCTCAACCGCGCGTATCGCGAAGGAGGCGTGCCCTTGCCGCCCACCGAGTACGCCGGGGCCGCCGCGCGGGGCAAGAGCTGGGCCGGGGCGATGGTCGTCGCCCCCCCCTCGGCGCACGGGACCCCCTGGGCCCGCAAGTTCGGCCCGCTCTCGACCGGGATCGCCTCGGGCTGGATGACGATCCGGGGCACCCGCCGTCGCAAGGCCCTCGACCGTGGCTTCGTCCTCTCCGACCACGTCGACTGGCCCGGGCTGCTCGGCGCGATCGAGGCGACCGGGGCGGGCCGCGTCCTGGTCACCCACGGCTACACCGCCGTCGTCGTCCGCCACCTCCGCGAGCAGGGGCTCGACGCCGAGGTCCTGGCCACCCGCTACGAGGGCGAAGGGGACGCCCAGGACCGAGCCGAGGGGGAGGAGCTCGACGCCGAAACCGAGGAGATGCAGGACCTCGACGCCGCCGAGGCCGGGCTCGCGATCGACGCCGGGGAGGACTCATGAGGGATTTCGCGCGGCTCTACGCGACGCTCGACGAGACGACCCGGACCACCGAGAAGGTCGAGGCCCTGACCCGCTACTTCGAGCAGGCCCCGCCGGCCGACGCCGCCTGGGCGGTCTACTTCCTGATCGGCCGGAAGCCGAAGCAGGTGGTCCCGTCCCGGAAGCTCCGCGAATGGGCGGCGCGCGAGGCGGGCGTGGCCGACTGGCTGTTCCAGGAGTCGTACGACGCCGTGGGGGACGTGGCCGAGACCGTGGCCCTGCTGCTCCCCCCCTCGAAACGGTCCACCGACCTCCCCCTGGCCGAGTGGGTCGAGAATCGGCTCCTCCCGCTGCGGGGGGCCGACGAGGCCGACCAGCGGGCCGCCCTGCTCGACGCCTGGCGGGCGATGGACCGCCCCCAGCGGTTCGTCTGGAACAAGCTGATCAGCGGCGGGTTCCGGGTCGGCGTCTCGCAGCAACTGGTGACCCGCGCGCTGGCGAAGGTGGGGGGGATCGAGCCGGCCGTGGTCGCCCATCGCCTGATGGGGGATTGGGAGCCCGACGCCCGGTTCCTCACGCGGCTGCTCGCCCCGGACGCCACCGACGCGGACCACAGCCGCCCCTATCCGTTCTGCCTGGCCCACGGGATCGAAGGAGAGCCCGAGGCCCTCGGCCCCGTCGAGGACTGGCAGGCCGAGTGGAAGTGGGACGGCATCCGTTGCCAGTTGATCCGCCGGGGTGGCGACACGTTCCTCTGGTCTCGCGGCGAGGAGCTGGTGACCGACCGCTATCCCGAGCTGGCGACCCTTGGCGCGTTCCTCCCCGAAGGGACGGCGATCGACGGCGAGATCCTGCCGTATCGCGACGGCGTCCCCCTGCCGTTCGCGCAGCTCCAGCGGCGGATCGGCCGGAAGACGGTAGGCAAGACGATCCTGGCCGAGATCCCCGTCGTCCTGATCGCCTACGACCTCCTCGAATTCGAGGGCCGCGACCTCCGCGCCGAACCGTTCGAGGTCCGCCGGGCGAGGCTGGCCGAGGTGGTCGACCGGGTCGCCCAGCCCGGCCGCCTGATCCTCTCGCCGGCGGTCGTCGCGACCACGTGGGCCGGGCTCGCCGCCGCCCGCGAGGAGTCTCGGTCGCGACAGGCCGAGGGGCTGATGCTCAAGCGGATCGGCTCGCCGTACCACGTCG includes:
- a CDS encoding tetratricopeptide repeat protein gives rise to the protein MTPSNGHPKDPSNPPNGPRSDGPRPRPGGPGRRRPGGPGPGPRKGPRGPIGPRPGSPRQSPIGLRRVDEGIYELVHPACVEETDLDYQEGLEIWKAGDPDEARDALRFALEGCPDNLWVHVALGDLALKEFRDPRLAQGHYGYAFELVHRTLPEDLDGRLPRDRAPNRPFFDALQGLIACLQAIGEGREADALQKLLEKLR
- a CDS encoding Gfo/Idh/MocA family protein, with the translated sequence MRERNRRHFLHDTATLAAAFAALPASRALAGAEDAPAPGDAAKPSANETIRVAVVGVKGRGMDHVDGFSRQPNVKVTAICDIDENVTGGARKHLEKLDPKSPPKYYQDIRKLLEDKDIDVVSIATPNHWHALAAIWACQAGKDVYVEKPVSHNVSEGRRIVDAARHYNRIVQTGTQCRSHKAVQDAVAFVRSGKLGEVYMAKGLCYKPRGSIGQKPDGPIPAGVDYDIWLGPAPERPFNPNRFHYNWHWFWDYGNGDLGNQGIHQMDVARWGLGKQEFPKAVMSSGGRFGYKDDGETPNTLATLFEFDDAELQFEVRGLVTNPELDVKIGNIFYGTEGVLAISGYNTWSTFFGPNLEPGEGGKGGGDHYANFLQAVRARDPKILNADIEEGHLSSAYCHLGNIAYRLGRKLHINPATESFVDDSEADALLTRPYRAPFVVPAKIG
- a CDS encoding bile acid:sodium symporter family protein — its product is MRKKKRFDWFLPGMLLSVALAFAFPGPGASGGWLHPELLTKAGVALIFFLHGVALSFGALKAGAFQWRLHLLVQAATFGLFPILGLILLKVAGGVTSPSIHLGFFYLCALPSTVSSSVAMTAAAKGNVPAAVFNATLSSLIGVAATPALMAWYMGSSGAGTQPLDGVILDLLLWLVLPLVVGQLSRRWLAEWAWRNKTTIDVVDKVTILILAYTSFCDSVAMNVWGGHGVDAAWTFVGALILFYLVMGAVGAACDLLGFPAEDRIAAVFCGSKKTLASGVPMAQIMFGESPMLGLILLPIMVYHPMQLLICGVLADRWGRRPATTPAAAATEPSSG
- a CDS encoding Ig-like domain-containing protein; its protein translation is MDALEPRHLLANPGLTLNILADSIAANAGPGATSGTVTRGVADVARHLTVTLTSSAPDAAAVPGSVVIPAGQVSASFSVDAVIGDPTPGSRVVTITGSAAIDGVFGRDPSFAPATLGFGVSAVTTQADGKIVAAGTYHAVASDSSSFAVQRYNADGTPDASFRDGGAAVLGKAGRTMTAKAVAVQPDGKIIVGGSYQDQGDSSWNMQLARLTADGQLDPSFGDGGWVSLIPTPGSYNEIWALAVAADGKILIGGNVSNAGTYADFAVVRLDPTGTLDATFGDGGYATTSFAVGGDRGFGLAVQPDGKILLAGESFGGNSTSNFAVARWTADGRLDPTFGSGGKVQTDVPGEFDQASGLALQADGKIVVAGSAGGDLALVRYTTSGALDEAFGAGGIVVKDLGGDDWASSVVVQGDGKIVVGGASALGPVSRFDANGAYLESVSGDEVVAMALQPGGRIVVAGAGRLDAYAGASLVTAVDTLTVIGARAAAPSAVWTQRGGDAGHTSYVDARIDASGIELAWSRPLTYDANGSWAQSGNRAVAIDEMHVYRTDLDGYWASGDYHIIAYDLKTGAEVWNQILVGNGPVSAPSVVDGKVYVNRSGHSGISGGTEDDQPWLYVLDARTGAIIRRQTYSAQWGSDERPAIEGDQLVAYDGYYGGFSAWTTSTLARRWNNPGPQLENPMAAFDSQYIYAYDNRVYSRSTGAQVGNVAAPAGMSWIGSPVVSDAGRLLFDVRDSEHYATRFGVSSYDAQTRTPLWTVLLPAAPTGKAVGDGVVAVVAGTQLILLDETTGDRIGGWDAPEALNPEIVLTRSHAFVQTSTDSYSRVYAINLATGRAEWSYENRNRGESGATFMEMAFGGGRLLLSHDAFVTAFAAPEALDAAPVAADDSFATAQGSSLAIAAPGLLHNDGDADGDSLTVALIGVPAHGAVALAPDGSFVYTPAPGFAGVDRFRYMTTDGRSRSNVATVTIVVDATPAAAGRGVSLVQGGSKPITLTATDPEGASLTYTVAVGPAHGTLSGSGPNLVYTPHAGYTGPDHFTFAASDGRSTSVPATVTILVKPALAVAWNAPAAIVYGTRLGSSQLNASANIAGAFVYTPAAGTVLGAGTGRVLTARFVPTDPDYGATWVQTRIDVLKATPTITWAKPAAITYGTPLGGSQLNAAASAPGAFRYSTAPGTILSAGSSRPLTAVFTPADPANYRTATCSTTIDVRKAVLTVIPTNLDMGRGDPVPGFPYAISGFVAGESVWTITGAPVLTTTATSSSAAGRYPITAAIGTLAAADYDFQFAPGVLTVHPRVLDVRVRWGSRSMSLLGLDRNLPFVNLTGIDVVFSDDVNPGLADLKLTSAATAGRSYGFSGVGFNPNTHTATWALPTALGVDRLMLALDEGVGARVDPAISTWPLGPVGFGVLPGDVDGDGRATATDQNYYRRPPAGLRSWMDLDGDGDVDRADRDSRRAPVRPAPPRRPPVTSPRPRPTWMR
- a CDS encoding MIP/aquaporin family protein, encoding MIVVQPSLAKRCLAEFAGTFILIFLGLGVVHTSVLTGAQSGLWQVAVVWGAAVTLAIYVVGGVSGAHINPAISAALAAWGRFPWREVVPYVLAQTAGAFAAAALLFVLFNPYLKEREREKGVERGGPGSEITAMCYGEFFPSPGPLSNSEGPYSLDEHQRINAFVPESSAFLGEVVGTMLLAMVVVAVTDPRNSERPAAGMAPAFIGLTVAALVSIFGPLTQACFNPARDVGPRLFAMLAGWGTAALPRGTGVVTVYVLAPILGAIIGAGLYDRLLKAPDDEPRTTPDA
- a CDS encoding YybH family protein — translated: MTFRETLTIHLQALQGRDLATLMGTVSPDSLTLITASGRVIRTAAEFARIHQAWFSSMSWTMDVSLVTAMDAHSLGVATLLLDYRDDPDDGPPVRRKSLLTLVFALRDGGWELVLDQNTPIKETPDEDEEGGSGE
- a CDS encoding ligase-associated DNA damage response exonuclease — translated: MKPDDLLRPTDLGLYCEAGDFFVDPWRPVPRAVVTHAHADHACWGCERYLTSAEGAGVLQVRMGRDAVVDAMPFGEAVTIGGVRVSLHPAGHILGSSQVRLEHRGEVWVVSGDYKVEPDATCTPFEPVACHVFVTESTFGLPIYRWPSQRDVFDEINAWWRANRDAGRASLLLAYALGKSQRLLSGLDPSLGPIYTHGAVEKLNRAYREGGVPLPPTEYAGAAARGKSWAGAMVVAPPSAHGTPWARKFGPLSTGIASGWMTIRGTRRRKALDRGFVLSDHVDWPGLLGAIEATGAGRVLVTHGYTAVVVRHLREQGLDAEVLATRYEGEGDAQDRAEGEELDAETEEMQDLDAAEAGLAIDAGEDS